The following DNA comes from Methylophilus sp. 5.
ATCTTGATTATCTTTTTAGGTGCCTTGGTGTTGGTGTTAGCTCTGGGTGTGTTCTTGCCGATATGGGATATGAGTTCGGTTATGTTGAAGGGTAGTTAATCATTTGCTCTGGCATATGAATGGTTTGTGAAGCGTGATGAATATGGACCAAAATTGTCTGGCATAGATTTTGCTGATGGGTAATTAACGCAGTTATAACCTGCCGCTGTGATGATAAGGGCAGGGACTTTTTGATTAGGAGTCTGAATAATGAAAAAACAAGCAGGTTTTACATTGGTTGAATTGGTAGTGGTAATTGCAGTATTGGGTATTTTGGCGGCAACGGCTTTGCCAAGGTTTGTTAACGTGCAATCTAATGCACGCGTTGCAGCTGCGAATGGTCTTGCTGCATCTCTCCGGTCAGCGGCTAACCTTGCACGCGCCTCGTGGGTAGCCGCTGGAAATAATGCAGCTACAGTGCCTATGGATGGGAATAACGTCACAGTCGTTGCTGGGGTTGGTTATCCAACTGCAGATGCAGCTGGCATTGGTTCTGCATTGCAACAAGTAGATGGACAGTTTCAGCCAGGATATGTTGGTGGGGTTGCAACATTTACAGTAGGCGGTTTTGCACAATGTACAGTCATTTACACTGCTGCAACTGGTGTAGTCACTACTCCCACATTAAGTGCTGCTAATTGCGGCGGTTGATTCTTGTTTTTATGATAAAAGCAGATGGATTCACCCTTGTTGAATTGGTTGTGGTGATCGCTCTGACTGGAATCATGATGGCAGTCGCCGCCCCCAGATTCACTAGTGGTGACATCTTCGAAACCCGCGGCGACGCGGGTTTACTTTCATCTACGCTGCGTTATGCGCAAAAAACGGCCATTGCACAGCGCAAGAAAGTGTTTGTGTTACACAACGATGCGGTAGAGCCCAATACGGTTAGCCTGTGCTTTGACCCTAACTGTGGCGCGGCGCAAGTGGTGATTAACCCGGAAACCGCTGGCGCCTATGTGCTCACTTTTTCGCACAGTGTGATCGTTGGGTCGTCTAACAAAGCTTTGGGGTTTGATGGCTTGGGCCGGGCAGACCCAAACGAGTTGGCTACCTATAGAGTGACCAATAAAAAGAATGAACTGCAATTTGTTGGCATTTCGGTAGAAGCAAATACGGGTTACATACACTAACAATCCACCTGGTGAGCAGCCAGGTGACGCATATGACTAAAACAGGTAACCACAACAATAATAAACACATACCAGCCGGCAAAAAAAACCATCACGGTTTTTCGCTGGTTG
Coding sequences within:
- a CDS encoding type II secretion system protein; translation: MKKQAGFTLVELVVVIAVLGILAATALPRFVNVQSNARVAAANGLAASLRSAANLARASWVAAGNNAATVPMDGNNVTVVAGVGYPTADAAGIGSALQQVDGQFQPGYVGGVATFTVGGFAQCTVIYTAATGVVTTPTLSAANCGG
- a CDS encoding Tfp pilus assembly protein FimT/FimU, with protein sequence MIKADGFTLVELVVVIALTGIMMAVAAPRFTSGDIFETRGDAGLLSSTLRYAQKTAIAQRKKVFVLHNDAVEPNTVSLCFDPNCGAAQVVINPETAGAYVLTFSHSVIVGSSNKALGFDGLGRADPNELATYRVTNKKNELQFVGISVEANTGYIH